The sequence CTGGCTGGCCGACCAGGGGACCTTCCGGGTCAAGGACATGGTGGCTACCCTGTATCCTGAAAAACGCTGGTACCCTGTCGCCAGCGCAACAACGACCGAGGCCGCCATCCACACGGGCCTGTCCGGGAATATCTATGTGGCCCTGGGCAATACCACACCGGAAGGAGCGTGGACCGTGCGCGTCTGGCACCATCCCCTGGTGGTCTGGATCTGGGCCGGCGCCGGAATCATGGCTGCTGGCGGCGCTGTGTCCCTGGCCGGACGGCGAACAGGAAAGGAAAACCCGGCATGAAGCGTCTGGCTGTCATAACTCCTCTTGTCGTGTTTGTGGCACTGGGTCTGGTTCTGGCTTTCAGCACAGGGCGGGATCCATCCATCGCCCCCTCGGCCCTGATCGGCAAGCCTTTACCGGAATTTGTTATCTGGAATAAAACAAAGTCGGGAATGCACAGTGATGAACTTCATCTGGGCCCGGGACAGAAGCCGGATGTCACCCTGGTCAATTTCTTCGCCACCTGGTGTGTGCCCTGTGTGGCCGAGCACCCCGTCCTGATGGCCCTGAAAGAAAAAGGCGTCACCATCTCCGGCATCCTGTACAGGGATGACCTGGAGAAAGCTGACGAATGGCTTGAACAGCGGGGCAATCCCTATCTGCGCACCG is a genomic window of Pseudomonadota bacterium containing:
- a CDS encoding DsbE family thiol:disulfide interchange protein; translated protein: MKRLAVITPLVVFVALGLVLAFSTGRDPSIAPSALIGKPLPEFVIWNKTKSGMHSDELHLGPGQKPDVTLVNFFATWCVPCVAEHPVLMALKEKGVTISGILYRDDLEKADEWLEQRGNPYLRTGSDDQGIAATAFAISGIPETFVIDPDGIIRYRHAGPLTQDVVDREILPLVKALRR